A stretch of DNA from Desmospora activa DSM 45169:
GTGGATGTGGGTTGTGGAGCCGGTCGAGAGGCAGTGTTTTTAGCCGAGTACGGCTTCCGCGTGGTTGGAGTGGATCTGAGCCGGGAAGCGCTGCACATCGCCGCAAAACGTGCGCGGGAAGCCGAAGTGGAGGTGGATTGGCATCACGGAAACGTTCTGCGGCTACCAGTGGACGATCAAACCGTCGACCTGATCAATGACCGTGGTTGCTTTCACTTGATTCCCGAGGAAGATCGCAATCGTTATGCCGTGGAAGCAGCTCGTGTGTTAAAACCCGGTGGGCGGCTTTTTTTGCGAGGATGCCGAATGAATGAAGCGAATTGGGATCGGTTTGTAGCGGTGACGCCGGAGGCGGTAGATCGCCATTTTGGGGAATGGTTTGAACGGGGGCCCGTTTTGCCGCTACGTTTGGTATCCGATGCCGGTGGTGAAGGGCTGCCAGCAAACTTGGTGGTGTTGCGACGGCGCCAGGATGGATAACAGAAAACGAACTGCCTCATGGCAGTTCGTTTTCGTTAAGAACGGTGTTGTTCCAAGGAGTTGTCTATCAGAGTATCCATCGTGTCGGAATGTGATTGACTGCGGGAGTGCTTTCGCCGTTTAAGCATTCGCTCGATCCCCCATGTTCCCATGATAGAGAACAAAAGCCCCACGCCAAGAAACAAGCCAATGATCAACTGTGGTGGCCACTCA
This window harbors:
- a CDS encoding class I SAM-dependent methyltransferase, with product MIDDWDQMYASGEYSHHWDYAYPSQELVAFVASIAFPPDACAVDVGCGAGREAVFLAEYGFRVVGVDLSREALHIAAKRAREAEVEVDWHHGNVLRLPVDDQTVDLINDRGCFHLIPEEDRNRYAVEAARVLKPGGRLFLRGCRMNEANWDRFVAVTPEAVDRHFGEWFERGPVLPLRLVSDAGGEGLPANLVVLRRRQDG